One stretch of Comamonas testosteroni DNA includes these proteins:
- a CDS encoding type IV toxin-antitoxin system AbiEi family antitoxin domain-containing protein: MQAETQDRRHLIETALRCVRSSYQESSPPIAHNLSLLIELSRRNQRIGLCLQNVPLATMQKIHTESSKDSWSEPLTAKAAIRKIQSAARYFFEPEEFGRLVGQDGDSIRVKKALYRLAQEGLITLATRRPAGYLIVPAEQAHYGAPPVTWWIDDCLRRIEPSYYVALLSAARYWGSSNFALQETQVMVACPRQPLTPGSLKVRFFSKGSVAETPTTTVNAGVAPWRVSTREATLLDLIRHQADVGGIEYITRITRDFAPSLNQRALKQALDAIHQVPVAQRLGFILDHLRLTSLSQIVYAWLQSRRKNIQPLVLGDAERESTFEVNTKWSIRHDAQLRELVPTS, translated from the coding sequence ATGCAGGCGGAGACCCAGGATAGGCGGCATTTGATCGAGACCGCCCTACGATGCGTTAGGTCAAGTTACCAAGAATCCTCACCACCAATAGCCCACAACTTGTCTCTTCTGATCGAGCTCAGCCGTCGGAATCAGCGGATTGGGCTGTGCCTTCAGAACGTGCCCTTAGCAACCATGCAAAAAATTCATACCGAGAGCTCCAAGGATTCTTGGTCTGAACCCCTCACCGCGAAAGCGGCCATCAGGAAGATTCAATCGGCAGCCCGTTACTTTTTCGAGCCAGAAGAATTCGGCAGACTCGTAGGCCAAGACGGCGACAGCATTAGAGTGAAGAAAGCCCTCTACCGACTCGCTCAGGAAGGGCTGATCACCTTAGCCACACGACGACCAGCGGGCTACCTTATTGTGCCGGCTGAACAAGCACACTATGGTGCTCCGCCTGTCACTTGGTGGATCGACGACTGCCTCAGGCGAATCGAGCCCAGCTACTACGTGGCCCTATTGTCTGCGGCGCGCTATTGGGGGTCGTCCAATTTTGCGCTCCAAGAAACTCAAGTGATGGTCGCTTGCCCACGCCAACCATTAACTCCAGGCTCACTCAAGGTGAGGTTCTTCAGCAAAGGATCCGTCGCCGAAACCCCAACAACCACAGTGAATGCAGGCGTCGCGCCTTGGCGAGTCAGTACCAGGGAGGCCACACTCTTGGATCTCATACGTCATCAGGCAGATGTAGGGGGAATTGAGTACATAACTCGTATCACAAGAGATTTCGCACCCAGCCTGAACCAGCGAGCACTGAAACAGGCTCTAGATGCGATACACCAAGTCCCTGTGGCACAACGACTCGGATTCATCTTGGATCATCTACGATTGACGAGCCTGTCTCAGATTGTGTATGCATGGCTCCAATCGCGAAGGAAGAATATCCAACCTCTGGTCCTGGGAGATGCAGAACGAGAAAGCACATTCGAAGTCAACACCAAGTGGAGCATCCGCCATGATGCACAACTGCGTGAGCTAGTGCCAACATCATAG